The Synchiropus splendidus isolate RoL2022-P1 chromosome 8, RoL_Sspl_1.0, whole genome shotgun sequence genome has a window encoding:
- the il10ra gene encoding interleukin-10 receptor subunit alpha → MDSTNLTPLLGFGILWTIISVSGAKVPPGDKVPPVDDLSVRILDENVLLYWKQPVGDPSNVTYNVQLAKFVSEWKNISSCSGTTNTQCDLTSYIEDYRKIHKVRVQTVKNKRVSQWTMKKVTLYDSKLSPPTFNVWTTSSSLTLYVVPKPVLREIFAFGVTYTIHLVERGQEDKNITVYLEDGQTVKTFPNLQWGVEYCVSVKVEGKGGRVGSSFSPQHCQRLPEQEWFVIAVASLTTAGVLMLVIVTVLILLCYLKRPRQTPAALKSPVSGWQPLSVAEARIEVVTDKGWFLSSNRPKAGITPDLERRPAQKREGDEEELRRKSLDSGVCMESNSSAGRRRQEDSGCESSSTSERNFPPVFHPPGGTDTDPRGGGFHLPFSGLTTDGNYRSQKPSAHKNTLFKHVVPHSLLPKVGYGSEPHVCLCFGAGQCTLCLKQRLLEVSSCNQPAEITPHFFQPDTMLEGRAEFGQSFPLLTSLCSQKDLNMNDVSLSICDGQMTTD, encoded by the exons ATGGATTCCACAAACCTGACACCACTGCTGGGATTTGGAATTCTGTGGACCATCATCAGTGTATCAG GGGCCAAGGTTCCTCCAGGGGACAAGGTTCCTCCGGTCGATGACCTGTCAGTCAGAATTTTGGACGAAAATGTGTTGCTGTACTGGAAACAACCGGTTGGAGACCCTTCAAACGTGACCTACAATGTGCAGCTGGCAAA GTTTGTAAGTGAATGGAAGaacatcagcagctgcagtggaaccacaaacacacagtgtgACCTCACTTCGTACATCGAGGACTACAGAAAAATCCACAAAGTCCGAGTTCAGACTGTGAAGAACAAGCGCGTGTCCCAGTGGACAATGAAGAAAGTCACCCTCTACGACA GCAAACTGAGCCCGCCCACCTTCAACGTGTGGACCACCTCCAGCAGCCTCACGCTCTACGTCGTGCCCAAGCCGGTCCTGAGGGAGATCTTTGCTTTTGGAGTCACCTACACCATTCACCTGGTTGAAAGAGGACAGGAGGACAAG AACATCACCGTGTACCTGGAGGACGGGCAGACGGTGAAGACCTTCCCCAATCTCCAGTGGGGCGTGGAGTACTGCGTCAGCGTGAAGGTGGAGGGCAAGGGCGGCCGCGTGGGGAGCAGCTTCTCCCCTCAACACTGCCAGAGGCTTCCAGAGCAAG AATGGTTCGTGATCGCTGTGGCGTCCCTGACCACGGCGGGTGTGTTGATGCTGGTGATAGTGACGGTGCTCATCCTCCTGTGCTACCTCAAACGGCCACGCCAAACTCCAGCTGCCCTG AAATCTCCTGTGAGCGGCTGGCAGCCCCTCAGCGTCGCAGAAGCAAGAATCGAAGTGGTGACCGACAAAGGCTGGTTTCTGTCCAGCAACAGGCCGAAGGCAGGCATCACCCCTGACCTTGAGAGGCGTCCTGCTCAGAAAAGGGAGGGGGATGAGGAGGagttgaggaggaagagtttAGACAGTGGGGTTTGCATGGAGTCCAACTCCTCCGCAGGCAGGAGGAGACAAGAGGACAGTGGCTGTGAAAGTTCCTCCACCAGTGAGAGGAACTTTCCACCGGTTTTCCACCCCCCTGGTGGGACGGACACTGACCCGAGGGGCGGCGGCTTTCACCTGCCGTTCAGCGGACTCACAACTGACGGAAACTATCGCAGCCAGAAGCCTTCAGCTCACAAAAACACCTTGTTCAAACACGTGGTTCCACACTCACTTCTGCCCAAAGTTGGGTACGGATCAGAGCCTCACGTGTGCCTCTGCTTCGGAGCGGGGCAGTGCACTCTGTGCCTCAAACAAAGACTTTTGGAAGTGAGCTCCTGCAACCAGCCTGCGGAGATCACACCGCACTTCTTTCAACCGGACACAATGCTGGAGGGACGAGCAGAGTTTGGccagtcttttcctctgctGACGTCTCTGTGCTCACAGAAAGACTTGAATATGAACGACGTCTCGCTCTCCATCTGCGATGGGCAGATGACAACGGACTGA
- the tmprss4a gene encoding transmembrane protease serine 4a isoform X2: MTAPKTQKEKAHKRKRVLLTVLTVLVLLGILATAAYFIKKVIDSKYFFCKHSITFVPLNKACDGVADCSRGEDEVTCMSRLKVNTTFPVRLITGQSVLQVYSPGPGWRSVCSDGWTPRHTLTACKQLGYTHKPESTRIAVTSLKPSLSSGPFAALRSVSASTPLHQATSERNSCKSGAVVSLTCSDCGKVGVKDRVVGGTDALIEDWPWQVSLQLGGHHTCGGSLVAPQWVITAAHCFTGSNKELSRWKVMSGRTELGLAGGSTVDSIIVNGNYDPSKNDHDIAMMRLTYPIQVGESQLPVCLPPSAFGLSAGASMVVTGWGYLEENGKVSTTLQKANIPLMDRAQCSSPMVYGSAITQRMICAGFLKGQVDACQGDSGGPLVHFSSSRWHLAGVVSWGVGCARERRPGVYCNVEEMLNWIHTVMQKNP, translated from the exons ATGACAGCTCCAAAGACTCAGAAAGAGAAGGCACACAAGAGGAAGCGAGTGTTGCTGACTGTGCTGACGGTGCTGGTGTTGCTGGGAATACTGGCCACTGCGGCGTATTTCA TCAAGAAGGTGATTGACAGCAAGTACTTCTTCTGCAAACACTCCATCACGTTCGTCCCGCTGAACAAAGCCTGCGACGGGGTGGCGGACTGTTCTCGCGGCGAAGATGAAGTCACCTGTATGTCAAGGCTAAAAGTCAACACCACGTTTCCAG TGCGTCTCATAACTGGTCAGAGCGTCCTGCAGGTCTACAGCCCTGGGCCCGGATGGAGGAGTGTGTGTAGTGACGGCTGGACTCCACGGCACACGCTGACGGCTTGTAAACAGCTGGGATACACCCA CAAACCTGAAAGCACCCGTATTGCTGTCACTTCTTTAAAGCCGTCGCTCAGCTCCGGACCCTTCGCAGCCCTCAGGTCTGTGAGCGCCAGCACGCCGCTGCATCAGGCCACCAGCGAGCG AAACTCATGCAAATCTGGAGCTGTGGTTTCTTTAACATGCTCAG ATTGTGGGAAAGTGGGTGTGAAGGACCGTGTTGTGGGGGGCACAGACGCGCTGATCGAAGACTGGCCGTGGCAGGTCAGCCTGCAACTGGGCGGCCACCACACCTGCGGGGGCTCGCTGGTGGCCCCGCAGTGGGTCATTACTGCTGCCCACTGCTTCACTGG AAGCAACAAGGAGCTGAGCAGGTGGAAAGTGATGTCAGGTCGGACGGAGTTGGGCTTGGCCGGAGGTTCCACTGTGGACAGCATCATTGTCAACGGAAACTACGATCCTTCCAAGAATGACCACGACATCGCAATGATGAGACTGACCTACCCCATCCAAGTGGGAG AGAGTCAGCTGCCAGTGTGTCTCCCCCCGAGCGCCTTTGGCCTCTCTGCTGGGGCTTCGATGGTTGTGACCGGCTGGGGCTACCTGGAGGAAAACG GAAAGGTGTCTACAACGCTCCAGAAAGCCAACATTCCGCTCATGGACCGAGCCCAGTGCTCCAGCCCGATGGTGTACGGCTCTGCCATAACACAGCGGATGATCTGTGCCGGGTTCTTGAAAGGTCAGGTAGATGCCTGTCAG ggTGACAGCGGAGGCCCACTGGTCCACTTCTCATCCTCACGATGGCACCTGGCTGGAGTGGTGAGCTGGGGCGTGGGCTGCGCCAGAGAGCGACGCCCCGGCGTCTACTGCAATGTGGAGGAGATGCTGAACTGGATTCACACTGTCATGCAG AAAAATCCCTGA
- the zgc:153372 gene encoding arsenite methyltransferase: MEAGDDVRENVKKYYGSRLETSADLQTSAASCTVSCKPVPKSVTEALSLVHPEVTRRFFGCGLPFPSKLLGCKVLDLGSGSGRDCYAFSKLVGQNGHVTGLDMTEQLIAASRQYIQYHQQKFGYKEPNVTFVQGYMEKLGDAGIQSSSVDIILSNCVVCLCPDKQAVLQEAYNVLKEGGELYYSDMYASKVVPDHMKHDAVLWGEGMGGALFWKDLISLAHRVGFSTPLLVSGTQIVVHNAELKAKAGDVSYASGTYRLFKLPKGSVTCAASVVYRGTVPDCPDQLDFDSSHCFKKDVAMVVDAEMAAILRTSRFSTDFDFQLLDEPQTSCRQSEPQYCHLNPFLLANKLGSSVKQCSKASQ; this comes from the exons ATGGAGGCTGGTGACGACGTCCGCGAGAATGTCAAG AAGTACTACGGCAGCCGCCTCGAAACGTCCGCGGATCTGCAGACCAGCGCAGCGTCCTGCACTGTATCCTGCAAACCTGTCCCGAAAAGTGTGACCGAGGCTCTGAGTCTCGTCCACCCGGAGGTCACGAGACG ttttttcgGTTGCGGTCTGCCGTTTCCTTCCAAGCTTCTGGGATGCAAGGTCCTGGATCTGGGCAGCGGCTCTGGGAGAGACTGCTATGCGTTCAGCAAACTTGTGGGCCAAAACGGACACGTGACTGGGCTCGATATGACGGAGCAGTTG ATTGCAGCCTCACGTCAGTACATCCAGTACCACCAGCAGAAGTTCGGCTACAAGGAGCCCAACGTCACTTTCGTGCAGGGATATATGGAGAAGCTGGGAGACGCTGGAATACAGAGCAGCTCTGTTGACATCATTTT ATCCAACTGTGTCGTCTGTTTGTGTCCGGATAAACAAGCCGTGCTGCAGGAGGCCTACAATGTCCTCAAG GAAGGTGGGGAGCTGTACTACAGTGACATGTACGCCAGCAAAGTGGTGCCGGATCACATGAAGCATGACGCGGTCCTCTGGG GTGAAGGCATGGGTGGCGCCCTCTTCTGGAAGGACCTGATCTCCCTGGCGCACCGTGTTGGCTTCAGCACACCACTGCTTGTCTCGGGGACACAGATTGTGGTGCACAACGCGGAGCTCAAAGCAAAAGCAG GTGATGTCAGTTACGCATCAGGAACCTACAGGCTGTTTAAGCTGCCCAAGGGCTCCGTCACCTGCGCTGCATCCGTGGTCTACAGAGGGACCGTCCCCGACTGCCCGGATCAGCTGGACTTTGACTCCTCACACTGTTTCAAG AAGGATGTTGCCATGGTGGTGGATGCAGAGATGGCTGCCATCCTTCGGACCTCGCGCTTCTCCACTGATTTTGATTTTCAGCTTTTGGATGAACCCCAAACCAGCTGCCGCCAGTCAGAGCCGCAG TACTGTCACCTGAACCCGTTCCTGCTAGCAAACAAGCTGGGCTCCTCGGTGAAACAGTGCTCAAAAGCAAGCcagtga
- the tmprss4a gene encoding transmembrane protease serine 4a isoform X1 — protein sequence MWIPPLAEESTRPLNPRQAVVPRPGRHRRPMTAPKTQKEKAHKRKRVLLTVLTVLVLLGILATAAYFIKKVIDSKYFFCKHSITFVPLNKACDGVADCSRGEDEVTCMSRLKVNTTFPVRLITGQSVLQVYSPGPGWRSVCSDGWTPRHTLTACKQLGYTHKPESTRIAVTSLKPSLSSGPFAALRSVSASTPLHQATSERNSCKSGAVVSLTCSDCGKVGVKDRVVGGTDALIEDWPWQVSLQLGGHHTCGGSLVAPQWVITAAHCFTGSNKELSRWKVMSGRTELGLAGGSTVDSIIVNGNYDPSKNDHDIAMMRLTYPIQVGESQLPVCLPPSAFGLSAGASMVVTGWGYLEENGKVSTTLQKANIPLMDRAQCSSPMVYGSAITQRMICAGFLKGQVDACQGDSGGPLVHFSSSRWHLAGVVSWGVGCARERRPGVYCNVEEMLNWIHTVMQKNP from the exons ATGTGG ATCCCGCCGCTGGCTGAGGAAAGCACAAGACCGTTGAACCCCAGGCAGGCAG TGGTTCCACGACCCGGCCGCCACAGAAGGCCCATGACAGCTCCAAAGACTCAGAAAGAGAAGGCACACAAGAGGAAGCGAGTGTTGCTGACTGTGCTGACGGTGCTGGTGTTGCTGGGAATACTGGCCACTGCGGCGTATTTCA TCAAGAAGGTGATTGACAGCAAGTACTTCTTCTGCAAACACTCCATCACGTTCGTCCCGCTGAACAAAGCCTGCGACGGGGTGGCGGACTGTTCTCGCGGCGAAGATGAAGTCACCTGTATGTCAAGGCTAAAAGTCAACACCACGTTTCCAG TGCGTCTCATAACTGGTCAGAGCGTCCTGCAGGTCTACAGCCCTGGGCCCGGATGGAGGAGTGTGTGTAGTGACGGCTGGACTCCACGGCACACGCTGACGGCTTGTAAACAGCTGGGATACACCCA CAAACCTGAAAGCACCCGTATTGCTGTCACTTCTTTAAAGCCGTCGCTCAGCTCCGGACCCTTCGCAGCCCTCAGGTCTGTGAGCGCCAGCACGCCGCTGCATCAGGCCACCAGCGAGCG AAACTCATGCAAATCTGGAGCTGTGGTTTCTTTAACATGCTCAG ATTGTGGGAAAGTGGGTGTGAAGGACCGTGTTGTGGGGGGCACAGACGCGCTGATCGAAGACTGGCCGTGGCAGGTCAGCCTGCAACTGGGCGGCCACCACACCTGCGGGGGCTCGCTGGTGGCCCCGCAGTGGGTCATTACTGCTGCCCACTGCTTCACTGG AAGCAACAAGGAGCTGAGCAGGTGGAAAGTGATGTCAGGTCGGACGGAGTTGGGCTTGGCCGGAGGTTCCACTGTGGACAGCATCATTGTCAACGGAAACTACGATCCTTCCAAGAATGACCACGACATCGCAATGATGAGACTGACCTACCCCATCCAAGTGGGAG AGAGTCAGCTGCCAGTGTGTCTCCCCCCGAGCGCCTTTGGCCTCTCTGCTGGGGCTTCGATGGTTGTGACCGGCTGGGGCTACCTGGAGGAAAACG GAAAGGTGTCTACAACGCTCCAGAAAGCCAACATTCCGCTCATGGACCGAGCCCAGTGCTCCAGCCCGATGGTGTACGGCTCTGCCATAACACAGCGGATGATCTGTGCCGGGTTCTTGAAAGGTCAGGTAGATGCCTGTCAG ggTGACAGCGGAGGCCCACTGGTCCACTTCTCATCCTCACGATGGCACCTGGCTGGAGTGGTGAGCTGGGGCGTGGGCTGCGCCAGAGAGCGACGCCCCGGCGTCTACTGCAATGTGGAGGAGATGCTGAACTGGATTCACACTGTCATGCAG AAAAATCCCTGA